A region from the Cyprinus carpio isolate SPL01 chromosome A8, ASM1834038v1, whole genome shotgun sequence genome encodes:
- the LOC122145878 gene encoding transmembrane protein 198-like: MTNESLSATETARAACALEIRREYELVPAVTCSLCFALGLIYCFCGYRCFKTVLFLSGLAFGSAVGHLLCVQERLLDGRTQAGVSLGVGLLAALVAVLVRSVGLFLTGLQLGALLSGAALLLLGQYYPVFSAAWVPVGVVIGTSVFFAVITLCWRKAMMVAATAVVGAAVTTACVGYWVEMPVLVLRAFAGVKRQQGLCWYSWAVIGIWPVLAALGMLVQWRITAHAEVCVKGKQKQLDLTRIRQTRDRRRTEGTYRRRPPALQRYTGDVLAPSYLASLRERQTHTGSSLWSLTSVHHTMIDFDSETGSLVPLTASASALLRL; the protein is encoded by the exons ATGACGAACGAGTCTCTCTCCGCGACGGAGACCGCAAGAGCCGCCTGCGCTCTGGAGATCAGGAGAGAATATGAGCTGGTGCCGGCCGTTACCTGCTCGCTCTGCTTCGCTCTGGGGCTCATTTACTGTTTCTGCG GTTACCGCTGTTTTAAGACGGTGCTGTTTCTGTCGGGCCTGGCGTTCGGCTCTGCTGTCGGACACCTGCTGTGTGTGCAGGAGCGGCTGCTGGACGGCCGGACGCAGGCGGGCGTCTCTCTGGGCGTGGGTCTGCTGGCGGCGCTGGTGGCGGTGCTGGTGCGTAGCGTCGGGCTCTTCCTCACCGGCCTTCAGCTGGGAGCGCTGCTCTCTGGCGCCGCCCTGCTGCTGCTGGGACAGTATTACCCTGTATTCAGCGCGGCGTGGGTTCCTGTCGGCGTGGTCATAGGAACCAGCGTTTTCTTTGCCGTCATCACTCTGTGCTGGAGGAAGGCCATGATGGTCGCAGCCACGGCGGTGGTGGGGGCCGCGGTGACCACGGCGTGTGTGGGTTACTGGGTGGAGATGCCCGTGTTGGTGCTGCGGGCGTTTGCGGGTGTGAAGAGACAACAGGGCTTGTGCTGGTACAGCTGGGCCGTGATTGGGATTTGGCCTGTACTAGCAGCACTGGGAATGCTGGTCCAATGGAGAATCACAGCGCATGCTGAAG tgtgtgtgaaggGTAAACAGAAGCAGCTGGATCTGACGAGGATCAGACAGACGCGTGACCGGAGACGCACGGAGGGAACGTACCGCCGCAGACCACCGGCCCTCCAGCGCTACACGGGAGACGTGCTGGCCCCG AGTTATCTAGCGAGTCTGCGAGAGCGGCAGACACACACGGGCTCGTCGCTGTGGAGCTTGACCTCCGTTCATCACACCATGATCGACTTTGATTCTGAGACGGGATCGCTGGTGCCTCTCACAGCTTCAGCGTCCGCTCTTCTCAGACTGTAA